From the Martelella mediterranea DSM 17316 genome, one window contains:
- a CDS encoding ABC transporter substrate-binding protein, whose protein sequence is MLKHRNISITGAATALALVIGLAAGSADAETLRVGIGAADLSTADPARATQTQDVALVSWMFNGLVRFPPGSADPASIEPDLAESWETSDDGLVWTFHLRDGVKFHGDFGTLTAGDVVYTLNRAKNPETSSFANDYAAFENIEAIDPLTVRITLSEPVPGFLGLVANYHGGNIISQKAAEQYGDDFKNHPIGTGPFMFDKTVTQQAAHLVAFPDYFRGAPQIDDIDYEFIPSDSSRELAFRSGELDLIYGKREQQWVDQAKSWGNATIDIFAPGEFRTLHLNMNHPPLDNLKVREAIAHAVNVDQLIQFVGADVAHKGCSVVPPGYLGEDCAAGGYGYDLALAKSLLSEAGFEDGLDLSAVVSSSSSQQPVMEVIQAQLAEAGINLDMQIVDHPTYHSQIREDASDIVFYGAARFPVADSYLTQFYDSASIVGTPTAVTNFSHCDVADAEIQAARVASDPEEQKKLWAEAQQKIFDAVCSVPLFELMQVWVQTDGLDLGYELKGSLNLAPPITEKTTLTR, encoded by the coding sequence ATGCTGAAGCATCGCAATATTTCGATTACAGGCGCGGCGACCGCGCTTGCCCTGGTGATTGGACTGGCGGCGGGATCGGCCGACGCGGAGACGCTCCGGGTCGGCATCGGCGCAGCCGATCTTTCAACCGCAGATCCGGCGCGGGCCACGCAGACACAGGATGTCGCGCTGGTGTCCTGGATGTTCAACGGGCTGGTCCGCTTCCCGCCGGGCAGCGCCGATCCAGCGTCAATCGAGCCGGATCTCGCTGAAAGCTGGGAGACCTCGGATGACGGTCTCGTCTGGACCTTTCACCTGCGCGACGGCGTCAAGTTTCACGGCGATTTCGGCACGCTGACAGCCGGTGATGTCGTCTACACCCTGAACCGCGCCAAGAACCCCGAGACCTCATCCTTCGCCAACGACTATGCCGCATTCGAAAACATCGAAGCGATCGATCCGCTGACCGTCCGCATCACGCTGAGCGAGCCGGTGCCCGGGTTTCTCGGTCTCGTCGCCAACTATCACGGCGGCAATATCATCAGCCAGAAGGCGGCCGAGCAGTATGGCGATGATTTCAAGAACCATCCGATCGGAACCGGCCCGTTCATGTTCGACAAGACGGTCACGCAGCAAGCCGCCCATCTTGTCGCCTTCCCGGACTATTTCCGCGGCGCGCCTCAGATCGATGACATCGACTATGAGTTCATTCCTTCCGATTCGAGCCGGGAACTCGCCTTCCGCTCGGGCGAACTCGACCTGATCTATGGCAAGCGCGAGCAGCAATGGGTCGACCAGGCGAAATCCTGGGGCAATGCGACGATCGATATCTTCGCACCCGGTGAATTCCGAACACTGCACCTGAACATGAACCATCCGCCGCTCGACAATCTCAAGGTCCGTGAGGCCATCGCCCACGCGGTCAATGTCGACCAACTGATCCAGTTCGTCGGCGCCGATGTCGCCCACAAGGGATGCTCGGTGGTGCCGCCCGGCTATCTCGGCGAAGACTGTGCGGCGGGCGGTTACGGCTATGACCTTGCGCTTGCGAAATCGCTGCTTTCGGAAGCCGGTTTCGAAGATGGGCTCGATCTTTCGGCCGTGGTCTCCTCCAGTTCCTCGCAACAACCGGTCATGGAAGTGATACAGGCGCAACTTGCCGAAGCAGGCATCAATCTCGACATGCAGATCGTAGACCACCCGACCTACCATTCGCAGATCCGTGAAGATGCCAGCGATATCGTGTTCTACGGCGCGGCACGCTTTCCCGTCGCCGACAGCTATCTGACCCAGTTCTACGATTCCGCCTCAATCGTCGGCACGCCGACGGCGGTCACGAACTTCTCGCATTGCGATGTCGCCGATGCAGAAATCCAGGCCGCCCGCGTGGCATCCGATCCCGAGGAACAGAAGAAGCTCTGGGCTGAGGCCCAGCAGAAGATATTTGACGCTGTCTGTTCTGTCCCGCTGTTCGAGCTGATGCAGGTATGGGTTCAAACGGATGGGCTGGACCTCGGCTACGAACTGAAAGGTTCGCTGAATCTCGCCCCGCCGATCACCGAGAAAACGACGCTGACGCGCTGA
- a CDS encoding LysR substrate-binding domain-containing protein: MRDPSLRQLEALIAVVESGTVSRAAEILRISQPAASKLIQELEADTGLELFERESGRLVPTERGMRLYEEVERVFGGVRQLARAVEAIRREDRGHLVIGTLPALSGPFVSRALAAFRRRHPDVFVSLESRSSQFLMEAVLLRRLDAALVINAVEHPSIEMERLESPPAIAALPRGHVLATKAVLRPEDFHQQAYIAFGVTGMMRRRTDALFEAHGVRPDIIIEATTAPNVAELVAAGLGVTVADPLSMAFAADRLETRPFEPAVTFEYNILRPVRARNSALAAAFIEEVHNQARAVGA; the protein is encoded by the coding sequence ATGCGCGATCCAAGCCTCAGGCAACTCGAAGCGCTGATTGCCGTCGTGGAATCCGGAACGGTAAGCCGCGCCGCCGAGATTCTTAGGATCTCGCAACCCGCCGCAAGCAAGCTCATTCAGGAGCTGGAGGCCGATACCGGGCTGGAGCTTTTCGAACGCGAAAGCGGCCGGTTGGTGCCGACGGAACGCGGCATGCGGCTTTATGAAGAAGTTGAGCGGGTGTTCGGCGGCGTGCGGCAACTGGCCCGCGCCGTCGAGGCGATCCGCCGGGAGGATCGCGGACATCTGGTTATCGGAACGCTGCCGGCGCTGTCCGGACCGTTCGTGAGCAGGGCGCTTGCGGCGTTTCGCCGTCGGCATCCCGATGTCTTCGTATCGCTGGAATCACGGAGCTCGCAATTCCTGATGGAGGCCGTCCTGTTGCGGCGGCTGGATGCAGCGCTGGTCATCAATGCGGTCGAACACCCCTCTATCGAGATGGAGCGGCTCGAAAGCCCGCCAGCCATCGCGGCGCTTCCGCGCGGCCACGTTCTGGCGACGAAGGCGGTGTTGCGGCCCGAGGATTTTCACCAGCAAGCTTATATAGCATTCGGTGTGACCGGGATGATGCGGCGGCGGACGGATGCCCTCTTTGAAGCCCATGGCGTGCGTCCGGATATCATTATTGAAGCCACCACGGCGCCCAATGTCGCGGAGCTTGTCGCAGCCGGTCTTGGCGTCACGGTCGCCGATCCGCTCAGCATGGCGTTTGCTGCCGACAGGCTGGAGACGCGGCCCTTCGAGCCGGCCGTGACCTTTGAATACAATATTTTGAGACCCGTGCGCGCCCGCAACAGCGCGCTTGCGGCGGCATTCATCGAGGAAGTTCACAATCAGGCGCGTGCGGTGGGCGCATGA